The Ziziphus jujuba cultivar Dongzao chromosome 12, ASM3175591v1 sequence TGATTAAATCCTATATGGAAAAGATATTGGACACTTGGATTACCCCTTAGACAATTATTACATGTTAACAATCatattttgcctttttttttgtttttgtttttttcaacgGCAAGCATGTGTGGTATatactcttttatttttgtttaaaataataaattacactAATTTTCTCCTTTATAATGTAAGTAATCATTGATGAAGAAATTAAAGCAGAGGATCAAGTAAATCCAACTTCATTAAACACAATTAGGTACCATTGCAATACAAATTAAtctacaatttatatatatacacgaataGAGTACTTACTTTCAAGCTCTCCCCATGAAAGGCATGATTGGCCAATCTCGTTAATTTTGGCCAATCTCCTCAATTTTGCCCACATGTCACCTTCACTGTTCACAAGTCCATCTCCTAATAGCTTCTTGACCAACGGTTGTGTCTCGAATTTTGGAAAAGCTCCATCTTTATTACTGAGTATCTCCTTGATCAGCTCTGATTCCCTAACAACCAGTTGAGCTACAGTTCCATACCATTGCAGATAATTCTTTCCTATCATGTAAAAGATAAGTCATACTCAAAATTATTGTATATTGCCCTACTTATACATGTAACTGGGCGTTTGACGCCTAGCATAAACGCCTGgataaaaattttatgcataTGTATGAGTATGAATACACAAAAGACCAGTACTGTTACCATATATTTTGACCCAGGATTCAATATGAGGCTGCACTTTAGGAAATATGTTGTGGGATAAACTCATGGGTTTTTCCATGTCTTCCTCTTTCATTCTCGACATTTGTTTGGTGTTTCCATGGATAAATTTGTAAGAAGGGCCTTTAACTCCTTGCAAACCCATCAAGTACTGCATCCGAGTAGGAGTCCACCATAGTTTGTGAAGTATTTTGATGAGAGCCAactgaaaaaacagaaaaagaaagctTGAGAAGATTATTACAAGGTTTCCAGAGGCACTCATTTGTCTTTCTGGCTTACCCTTTCAAGCTTCTACTTTGTCAAAACTCGCAGAGAATTTCCTTATGTTCagttgtataattttattttaataatgctTCAGTGGGATTAATTTTATTGAGAATCAATTTTCcatgatattgatattgatattttgagagaaaaaggtCCTCCAAGAAGTATGTTAAAATGTCCACGTAATTACCAAAAGCCTAGCCCAAGGCTAAACTCAATACCCATAGGTTACTAAGCTTGGAATTTGGAATATGGGCCCAACTTAGCCCAACCCATATTCCCTTTTCAACCTAAATTAAAGGTTGCCTAAACTCCTTCGAAAATGCAACATTTGGGCTTGACCCGGGCAACTGAATTTACATCCTAACAGTGGATATGCAATTCATGTGTAAGAGTAAAGGGCTTGCCTTATCCGCCAGCCTTtgtgtttctttgttttttattttatttttatttttattgggggGCTATATTGGCGGCATGTTTTTTCgttcttttattattcttttgttcggtttttttttttatttcttttcgatGCACTCTACGTTACTTtgtaatatgaaaattatatatatatatatatatatatattaatattaagaattatttttccttatctaggcaatttacaaaatatttaattttaatttaatatttcttagCTATGATTTCCAATCATaacattcatattttattagacaatttatttcctatctcatatataatttttcttgagAGATTTCTCAtatgtcattatttatttatttgttatttttaccattgtctcaaaaatttaaaagtttattttttaatgaaaaaaataaattgcaatcAAATCCAATTTTTTCCAGTACGCATATAACTGGAGGAGATATATCAATCAATTGTAACATATACCATATGTATAGTTTCATTAAAGATTTGAAGAGAAATTTACTAAGTCAAATctacttaatttatttgttcaaaAATATCTGCTTTATTTATGATCTTATTTAGCATTTGGACACCATCTGCTTCTCTTCTtttcttatatattaataaacctttacttatttatttatttttttctgaaaggAAACATAGTTTTCGAATTAAACGGAGAATTATTATCATTACATGATTATTGATCCGGGTTGGTCTTCTTCTGTGTTGATCCCTCAATTGTCAAATAGTACTCTTTAAAGGCCTGAGACTTTTGAAATGCCCGACTTATTGCATTTACAATTGAAACATGACTTAACTTTAAggataatttacattttttccCCTTCAGTATCGTATCTttgtatttttctcttaaaCTTTAAATATTGGATGCCACATTGcctataaatattgtttttgtgTCCCTTTTGTCTAATATATAGAGGACGTCTGAAAGAGCAATCAAAGAAATTATGCGTCCTTTACAACGACCAACACTTTCTTCCCCCAAACTATTGAATGTTATATATACAATGAATTTTTTACTCAAATTCATTgtaatatttcatatatatggtttttataatttattttgataaatttgtcaACTATACATAATATAGAAccagtaaaattaaattaagtaaatatttgctatttaaaactttattaataaaaactaataagctTTTAGTTACCAAATAAAGTCATCACTAATGTTCTTGGTCTATAATAGTACTAGGATGttgttcttttatttgttaaaaattgcTTTATAAAAGGATACTTTTGTTGACAGctactttttattaatatttatttcattatttttaatatttggttATAAGTACACTTACACCGGGCAGTTGTATATTAATTGGCTTAAAGTATCAAAAGTTACTGTTCATGTAGTTGACATAAaatttgatgatatatatatatgtatatatcttacTATTGACGTAGGGAAGGTAACAAATGGATTGCACGTAGACATTGGAACAATGtaaagtataatatatatggaaaaataagacCGCAGTCTACAATGGTCAGAGACTTGCTTCAAATATATGTATAGGATAGTAAATAGTTTGACTGCAGTTCATCGGCAGATAGTgggattttctaatttgttgccatgtttacatctccaaTGTCAATACTTGCAGAAGATAGTTGAAAAAATGATTtctccaattttatttatttgtttaaaaattgatttctccatattatacaaatatttatgtATGGTGGTTTATACTCGCATAAGATAGTTGAAAAAATGATTTCTCGAACTTTGtgtatttgtttaaaaaatgatttctccatattatacaaatatttatgtATGGTAGTTTGAAAATGTTTGGATCAGTTTGGAGAACATATGACTTAATAATATCCgtgtttgatttttctttcgcTTTGACGCTTACAAGTCCAAATACACATCAGTCTTTAGACAAAATCTAACACTAGATCGAGTTGTATTAAAATCAAGCACTTTCAAGAAAAAAACaggggaaaacaaaaaaatatatctgtAGCCAAATGCAAAAACAAGTTGAACTAAACAtgacaataattaatttatatagattTGTTACATTAGGTAAATTAATAGTTATTATTTGAAATAGCAACTCCTAGCACTTGTTTACAAAGGTATCCTTTATGTAATAAATAATCAAGATTAAGGTCTAGTCTTCAGAGTGGTTGCAGTATTACTTGAATTCCATGGCGTGGACGAGTAGTAATAAGATGATAGGGCATGTGGACATAGGTTGGAGAAAGAGTGAAGCTGTAGCGTTGAAGCATCATGCAAAGAGCGAGCTTTGATTCAAGGATGgcaaagttggatcctacacaATTTCGTGGTCCGATTCCAAATGGGAAAAATGCAGCTGGGTTGTTCTTAGTAGCTCCCGCAACCCCTTCTGAGAATCTCTCCGGTTTGAATTCATGCACATCTTCTCCCCAGATTTCAGGATCATGGTGAACTGGTAAAGCTgagataaataaattcaaattaccaGGAAGAATATACTCTCCCACTCTGACTTCCCtttcaacttttctttttaCAGTAATTGCAGGAGGATATAATCTTAGAGTTTCATTCAAAACCATGCCCATCTGtatgaaaatgaaatattaacgaaaaaatattagatattaagaaaaaaaaaaggggtccaAAACTTCTGTTCCATTTTTCTATTCTTATATTTATTCATCATTGATATAATACTAtcttacaatttaaaaatattaacaaaacataaaataaagtaaaatgaaaaaataattgtttttaaagATAAGATGGAATTCTATCActgattaaacaaaaatatggatagaaaaaggaaaaaaaataaaaaaaaaaaggataaagacCGCCCTAAAAAGAAATGGGTAATACATAATTTGAGTTTTTTGAGACTTACCTTTTTCAGTTTGGCAAAGCTATCTGGATTTGGATTTTGTTTCCCAAATAAAGTGAGCACTTCCTTTCTAAGTTCTTCTTGCCAATCTGTGTGGATTGCTAAAAGTAAGACAACCCAAGCAAGTAAAGAATTAGTGGGTTCTTGGccagcaaaataaaaatttttgcaCTCATCAATCATAGTGTTTATTGAAATCCTTTGGCTGTCGTCGGCATCATGGTGAGCCTTTAGAAGTAATTCAAGGAAATCACTCCCAGAATTGTCTTCTTTTCCAGTCAtcatcttcctttctttttccttgatcATCTCTATAATGTTGTTTCGCGCTTTTGAATCAATTATGTCTAGCTCAATCTGATAATCAGTTTTAAAGAATTTGCTGCAAGAAAAATTGGCATGAACAGATGtgatttttttccttccttctttTATactctatatttatttttgaaaaagaattattaattaCCTGATGCCAGGAAACCTAAGTTTGTAAATATTATCGGATACTAACTCGGCCAACCTCACCAGCATCTCAAAAATGTTCTGTCCTCTTTCATAATCATTACCAAATGCTGTTCTAGAAATCACATCAGAAGTCAACAGTCTGAATTCTTCATACATTTCAATCTCTTTACCTTCGTATGATTTCCACCTTTGTAGCATAATCTCGACACTAGTGATCATTGCAGAACTCATACCCTGCAAAATGCCACAATTTAAGACAGTGTTGAAATACAATCTAATTATTTCTATGAATTTACTTGTTATAACTTCGGCATAGATTCAatgtttattctttataaatatatatatatgtatatatattatttttttcttattagcgCAACTAAGACGTGAATTCACATGACTTAAGATTTTTTGTCTTATTAGCTCTAATAGATTTTTCCTTAGACTtctaaatatacaatttttcttAAATGAAGATATtctaaactttttaaattagcaataaatgGATTGAATTATTTAGAaccattaaattatatatatttgatgtaaCATATAATCCAATTGCTTTATATGATAATGTTCTACTTATCTTCCACTTACAAACTTAAAAGATATCCTCATTTGAGTCGGATTGGTTTGCATATATTAGTACACTTACTTTCAAACTCTCTCCATGAAAGGCATGATTGGACAGTTTTCTGTGTCTTGCCCATTTCTCACCTACACTGCTCACAAGACCATCTCCTATTATCTTCTTAAGCACAGGATGTATCTCGAATTTTGGAAAAGCGTCACCTTTATTATTGAGTATCTCTTTGATCAACTCTGGTTCTGTAACAACCAGCTGAGCTTCAGTTCCATACCATTGTAGATAATTTTTTCCTACCACATAAAAAGATAATTCACAATTAGAGTGTTttgttacatataaatataaaaattaatatatatttatatatattattattcaattacaAGACTAGAGCTTGCTACCGTATATTTTGATCCAGGAATCAATATGAGGCTGGACTCTGGAAAATATGTTGTGTGATAAACTCATGGGTTTTTCCATAGCTTTGTTTTTCATGCTCAGAATTTCTTTGGTGTTTCCATGGATGAATCTATAAGAAGGGCCTTTGATTCCTCGTGAACGCATCAACTTCTGCACGCGAGTAGGACGCCACCAtagtttgtaaattattttgatgataatCCACAGAGAAAGCAGACCCAGAAAGCTTGAGAAAGTTATTGCAAGATTTCCCAGAGCtctcatttttttctctctggCTTACCTGCCTCTCAATCTTTTACTttctcaaaacttttttttttttttgggtgaattttcTCAAAACTTATAGAACGAGTGCATAGAAGATTTCGTTTCATCGGTAtttagagaaaaattattgcttGATCAATACATGATAGTTCATTATAATATAGAAGTGGTCCCTACGAAAATAATACTAGCAATAATTGTGGTGCAATCGGATAAAATAGTCATGCATTCAATTTCACTTCGATTTTTCTTTGTCAATATTCTTCCACATAACAACaatatcaaagaaaataaaaaattgatcgtTTTAGTCAAAAAGTTGTAAGAAAATTGGCATCTCTATTCCACCTTGTTGGATTTGTAGTGGCcaattttacttaattatttaaatattgaaagccgtaattatatataatagttgATATTATTGACTTGAAATTTCAAACCATCTCAAATAATTTTGCTTTATTAACCGTGAGGTAAGTCAATTCACTTCCCGAATacctgaataaaaaaataagatatgCTTAAACTAGCTAAaacaattactttttttttgtcCAATCTATTTAAGTTGATCAAATCTAAACAAATTGGGAATCCTAATTAGCATATTTTCTATTCctaaataatattgttatttgtttatttttttcctactaaaaccctaattatgaGTCTATATACCTGTCTTAAGCTGTCCCAAAGCCACacaatataataattttcacatttatttcGTCATTGTCTATTTTGTAAGCATCACAGATTCAAGTTCATTAATGGTAAAGGAGGATGCACGTCATAAGTTCAAGTACATCAATGGTAAAGTATGATGCGCAATTGTGATTGATGATTTTTGCATTAATAATTTAGCTCGCAAGATATCACTATGTGAAACTAGTAAATTAACGACATTAATTACGtgatgcaaaaacaaaaaaacaaaaaaacaaaaaaacaaaacaaagtatGTGCTAAAAAAAGCTATGATGTTGAAGATAaagcatcaattaaaaatctaaaaatataaaatgttttcACAAAACATGTGTCgcttaataacaataataaacgataTTTTTTAGGTATCTTTTGttcaatgaataaaaataataacaaacatttttataaacaaaacgtcataaaaataatttatattgaaaGATGCTTTTGTCATAAAAGTGttgattattataattttatttcaaactaaaaacAAATGCTAGAATAGCAAATTTTaagttaactatttttttatttattttacattatatatatttttaaaatatttataaaaaccaCCATAAAAAGTTGCGCCCAAAGTCCTTTTAAACGTTGGGACCAGCCTTGAGCATAAGTATTGTCCCACCAAGaaaaattactaatattattttgtttttcaaaatgttcTGATTTACTCCTCTACAATAATTGTAATGGCATACTAGTAATGGCAACGAGGCAGGAAGGGTACGTGAGAGGCCAAAAAATAAACCCACTCCTGCCTATTGCTCCGATTTAACTAGGATGGAGGGGGATTCCTTGGCAGGGAAATTGAGCGGAGCAGGGAATACTCATTTTTCCatcataaaaagaataataataaaataaaataaaataatgtttatatattcttaaaatatattcatatttattaatatcactttatttaagtattaaaaaaaaaaaactataacatataagtataaatatatattttattaataatatatattttattaataatatatatatatatatatatatatggggcaGGTACAGATCCGGGAGTATAATATTCGTTTTCGCTCTGACTCCTACCGAAACATAGGTTCTTGCCTTGTTCCTGTCTTGATTCCAGTTTAACCAAATATTCCCCAACCCGTTAAAGGTGGTCCCAGTGGCAGTGGAGGGAAGCCAAGTAAATTGTCATCCCTATACTATATACCTATATTTGCTCACAAATAGTTACTATTAACATACCTTTTTAATTTTcgttttttgtttgttagttttgattattatattattataatttatttttaatcctAACTTTAAAAAAGATGATGGAGAATCAAATTAAAGTCGAAAGGTATTTTAGACCTTTAACATTTTCttgtttctatttttaaaaataaaaatataaataaaacaataaaacaggATTTCAACTTATGAATTCGTCGACTTCTCTATTTGACCTCCTTTAAATCTTCCTTCTCCCACTTTATTCATTGAAATATACAGGTATATCGAGAAGAGAAAACTATAAGTGTGAGAAAACTATTGGCATTCGATCCTTATACGTTGTTGGAGTCaattgttttgcatgtttttgaaaAGGAAATAGCTGATAAGAAAGTCACCTAagataaaaagattttttttaattttatagctGCTAATTTTATGACTCCACCTTCTCTTCGACATCTGTTATAACTCTTATCTCAGGGGCTTACAAGTTGAGAGTTCGTAGTTTGGAGAATATTGATTAGATGCTGCGAATTGAGGGTTTTCAATTTAGGTATGACCAAGACTTCGATTTGAAGGATGGTAAGACTTGAAGCTTTATATTCTCGGTCAAAAATTAAGTTTGTTACCGATCCATCTGTTAACATCTACATAAGTGCATTTGATTGTTGTGGTTAGGGTTTTCAACAATCTTCATCCTTACAAAATTAATGCACACTAAAATTGCAATCACTAAATCATTATTAAAGGGTTTCCTAATCTACTGTATCTCAAAACTCAGAAATTTGAGTCATTGAAAAATCACcgaaatttatattatatacacaaaGAAAATGACAGTTTTGCAGTATGTGACTCATTCACGGATTATCAAATATATGGTTGACTTTTTTAGCTTCTAGTATCTGTTGCCATCGTCAAAGGTTTGTTAGTAtttgagaaataaaaaggaaaaaaacaatgttCCATGCACGatatgttagtataataattaatatattaatatgtggTTCAGCATATAAAAACAATAgaagatattttaaaatgttattatagaagatattttaaaatgttagtatattaattaatatattaatatgtggTTCAGCATATAAAAACAatagaacatattttaaaatgttagtatattaatcaatatattaatatgtggTTCAGCATATAAAAACAATAGAacacattttaaaatgttagtatattaattaatatattaatatgtggGTCAGCACATAAAAACAATAGAACATATTTTAAGGAATTgagatttttactttttattgttgtttctGGACGTACAAGGGACTCAAAATTTGTTCCAATTTTAGACATCAGTTGGGAAAGTAACTCATATGAAATAAATTACTAGTTTAATTATAAGGTTGAATTCAACCTTTATTAGTATGGTTTTTTTGTGGTCCTTTATCTTTAGCGTATTTTGTACATTTGGAGTTAAATAACTATGTTGAATTTGAACTTTGGTACGTCGTACTTATCGAAAAATTAGATGAAGATGGACAAAGGACTAACGGTGCAAAAGAACTGAATCTATGGGATAGACATgcctaaaaaaaatatgttaggGCTAAGTGTgcaaaacaccaaaaaaaaaaaaaaaaaaaaagagaaaaaaaaaaaagcaagaaagaaaaaaaaaaaaaacttattagtattattatttttggtaaatgaaaCAATCAACTGCCAGTATTCAAGATTACCCGACATGACTAATGATAGTAGGTGAGATGTGAGATTTAGGGGGAGTGTCTTTGTCATATTagtataaattttgaattacaattcttacgtaaaaaaaaaaaaaaagaaaaaaagaaataaaagattaattgcaCTTTTGTATCTATAATTTTCAAGATTTTGCAATTTAGAGCCTAAACTTTCAAAAGCCATTAAGCCCTCAAGTTTTCAATTGTTGCAGATTGGTTCaattcataatttaaaaaacgGATATGTAATTTTGTCCATGTGGACGAGGTTAAGGAGggctttttattcatatttaggtTGAGAATAGGGTCACATGAAATCCACGTGGATGAAATTGTTACTCATCTATACCTCAAATTGGAGATTGGATTACTttgcaacaaattgaaaaattgatacTTTTGAAATTTGAGAGTCCGAATCacaaaactttaaaattgaaaaaaaaaaaaaaaaacaaacacagttaacttataaagaaataaaagaaattaagagaCCCAAAACCTCATGATACATGCTTACAAAGTCTGCTTCACCTATCTTTGAAAACAATTGTTTGAgctaaataattatttcattgcTATtgcaaaaatacataaataaataaaatatatatttcttttcggGCCAAATGTAGTTAAATAAATGTTGGAAAGGAAGAGTTGGAACAAAGAAACATAAACCTTCCTACAAATCTAGATCGACCAGACAATATTACCTCAAATTAActagagattttttttatcattagaaGGTGTTGGTGCTTAACAAATaatgatttctgcattttttttttctttttatgggtTGAAATTGATTTCTCCATTGTCCGAATAATGGATTTATATAATTGCTATCCTTGATTTCATAGTTCTATGATTTAGACCCTTAACTTTTAAAATCTCACAATGGTTAGTCTCAAGCGATTTACCATTCCTTGTCATCTTTTGTTAATCCATTAACCTCCAATAGTTGATAGACTATGGCAGAAGTTGCACCCTTCATTAAAGAATTCTTCATTTCCATCTATTGATGACAAACACCTTTTCAGCCAATAAAACTTGACATCAGAATCCTTCTTATTGGGCTTCAGACATTGTCCTTTCTTTGCAGAAACTTACTTGATTTTGATTACTCACCATAACAAAAAGTCTTAAACTTATTTTGTAACATCTCATCCTGAAATAcattggaaatttctcaagttgaccgaaGTTAAACgggtttgaccatcattgaccAAGAGGGgttaaactttgactttttgattcggatagaattctaggttgactgaggtacctttACGAAGTATGCAGCAAcctgagtccgtagactagcaacatgtcaaaaacagagctacggtttgaaagttatgagcaaaacaagttgatgtctgaattgtccgagggtgccttagttgactttttattcttgcaaaatttagctttgactcatgtatggttatgAAATACTCATTGACACGAGTTCATATACTAGTggcacgcctgatttggacgtgtggtttggaagttatggacttATGAAGTTTTTTCGAGATAATAGTTACTATTTATCCATCTGTGAGTGTGTGAATAGTATCAACATGTGTAAAAAATCTGGCCGACCCATGACTGCATAATGGCACCCACGGGAGGCATTTTGATTGGCTGAGAGGGGGGAAAGGGAAGGgggggagagaggagagagaaagaggagataagaagatagaaaaaaaggaggaaacaCCGGCCACCATCGAttcacccatttccggccaccacccAGCCACATGCACCAGACCACCATGTAGCACACCTCCTTTCAGGCCAGCCatccaaatttcatggccaatcGACCATCGAGACGATTTTCGGCTGCAGTGctgatttctcccaaaccagacctccaTTTGCTTCACCGCCAGTCCTATTGGCTtaccatcaccagatctaccttctCACCAAATTTCACTGCTAGTGGCCGTCGGAGTTGGTGGATTTCGGTGACCACGGCGGTTCGTCGGAAAACCCACCTCCAACGAGTTCCCGATCATCTCACCtaccctttcccactaatttggcctatttgaatccaaatccgaggtCCGTTCTCTCCAATTTGTGGTGGGTTGTGAGATTTGAGAATTCTAATTCTGAGAGCTGTTCGATGATATTCCGGCCACCCTAGGTCCGATTTCCGGAAGGTAAGACTTGATTCTTAACCCTCGCATtgtaagcttcgatttggtatatcgtttataaattttggttaacatttgtatTAGCTCCCCCAATACCTGTGTGTAATatacctgattaaaatattaatttaatatgttttgtgtaatattgatattttaggagcatgtgttaattgtgaaattgatcccatggggGATTTTGATTgaattgcgtgctcaaggtgagtgatccacctgcaaattgatttttgggtgttaaattatgaatatttcgTGTTAATTAGATATTcgaaaa is a genomic window containing:
- the LOC132800281 gene encoding cytochrome P450 CYP749A22-like isoform X1 — translated: MRALGNLAITFSSFLGLLSLWIIIKIIYKLWWRPTRVQKLMRSRGIKGPSYRFIHGNTKEILSMKNKAMEKPMSLSHNIFSRVQPHIDSWIKIYGKNYLQWYGTEAQLVVTEPELIKEILNNKGDAFPKFEIHPVLKKIIGDGLVSSVGEKWARHRKLSNHAFHGESLKGMSSAMITSVEIMLQRWKSYEGKEIEMYEEFRLLTSDVISRTAFGNDYERGQNIFEMLVRLAELVSDNIYKLRFPGISKFFKTDYQIELDIIDSKARNNIIEMIKEKERKMMTGKEDNSGSDFLELLLKAHHDADDSQRISINTMIDECKNFYFAGQEPTNSLLAWVVLLLAIHTDWQEELRKEVLTLFGKQNPNPDSFAKLKKMGMVLNETLRLYPPAITVKRKVEREVRVGEYILPGNLNLFISALPVHHDPEIWGEDVHEFKPERFSEGVAGATKNNPAAFFPFGIGPRNCVGSNFAILESKLALCMMLQRYSFTLSPTYVHMPYHLITTRPRHGIQVILQPL
- the LOC132800281 gene encoding cytochrome P450 CYP749A22-like isoform X2 → MRALGNLAITFSSFLGLLSLWIIIKIIYKLWWRPTRVQKLMRSRGIKGPSYRFIHGNTKEILSMKNKAMEKPMSLSHNIFSRVQPHIDSWIKIYEPELIKEILNNKGDAFPKFEIHPVLKKIIGDGLVSSVGEKWARHRKLSNHAFHGESLKGMSSAMITSVEIMLQRWKSYEGKEIEMYEEFRLLTSDVISRTAFGNDYERGQNIFEMLVRLAELVSDNIYKLRFPGISKFFKTDYQIELDIIDSKARNNIIEMIKEKERKMMTGKEDNSGSDFLELLLKAHHDADDSQRISINTMIDECKNFYFAGQEPTNSLLAWVVLLLAIHTDWQEELRKEVLTLFGKQNPNPDSFAKLKKMGMVLNETLRLYPPAITVKRKVEREVRVGEYILPGNLNLFISALPVHHDPEIWGEDVHEFKPERFSEGVAGATKNNPAAFFPFGIGPRNCVGSNFAILESKLALCMMLQRYSFTLSPTYVHMPYHLITTRPRHGIQVILQPL
- the LOC132800281 gene encoding cytochrome P450 CYP749A22-like isoform X3 is translated as MRALGNLAITFSSFLGLLSLWIIIKIIYKLWWRPTRVQKLMRSRGIKGPSYRFIHGNTKEILSMKNKAMEKPMSLSHNIFSRVQPHIDSWIKIYGKNYLQWYGTEAQLVVTEPELIKEILNNKGDAFPKFEIHPVLKKIIGDGLVSSVGEKWARHRKLSNHAFHGESLKGMSSAMITSVEIMLQRWKSYEGKEIEMYEEFRLLTSDVISRTAFGNDYERGQNIFEMLVRLAELVSDNIYKLRFPGISKFFKTDYQIELDIIDSKARNNIIEMIKEKERKMMTGKEDNSGSDFLELLLKAHHDADDSQRISINTMIDECKNFYFAGQEPTNSLLAWVVLLLAIHTDWQEELRKEVLTLFGKQNPNPDSFAKLKKLYQFTMILKSGEKMCMNSNRRDSQKGLRELLRTTQLHFSHLESDHEIV